The DNA sequence CTTTGCATAGAAACATGGATGACAGAATTTATTAAATACAacttaaaacataaacattCTCCTTTCTTTGGtgtacacatacacaatcaTTCTCTCTTTTGCATAGTTATTATGATCAGCAGGGACAAAGAACACATGAATGCCCAGTCTAGAGTATGATTTGTAGCTTTGTCTAGAGTAAACAAAGATTCTGTGCAAACATACAATGTCAATCATCATTTAATACAGACTGCTAATTATTAAGAGGAATAATTTCTGTTCATAAGCAGCCATTATTCCTCTTTTCTAAGAGTGTAAACTGgctttttacaaaatattttacatcAGTATTGAATGATGAAGGCAAGTATGCTCATGTCAACGCCAGATATATATTAACAAaccaaaagacaaacaaaactgtTGTTTCAAAGTGTAGAGCAGTACAAACAATTGCCTTTGACGTCCTTGTTGGCTCCATTCTGCTCCGCCTGCTCATAAAATCAATACAGATTTAGTCCAATATCATTTGTAAATCCATTTACAACTCTGGGCTCATTTAGTTACAGTCAGCCTGGAGCTCTGACTCCTCTCAGGTGCATGTTTCCTGATAGGCTCTAATAACGCTCTCGTAGGCTGGAGGTGGGGTCTGTGTGGCTTGGAAACCCCTCAGGCCATTGTTCCCCCAAAATGACGCAGGTCTGGGTGGGGTGGCCGCTGGCTGAACTACTGTTTGAGCTGATCCAGTTGACGTGGTCAGAGTTGGTGTGCGAGGCAGCGTGGTCTGGCTCCCCTCCTCAGCCTCCCTCGCGATCTGGCTGCACTGGAGGAGAGGGTGGAAGGTTGAGGCCCTGAAGCTGGATTTGTGCCCCAGCGGGTCGAGTTGATCTGGGGAGGAAGTCTGGCGGTGGAAGCTGAAAGCTGCACTGACCAAACTGTTGTTGCTGCGCCGGTCGTAGCTGCTGTTGCGGTTAAAGCCTGGGCGGTTGCGGGCAGATGCACGTGATTGTCGAGGAGGGCGGCGGGTGATCCTGGCAGAGCCTGCTCTGCGACGGGACATCCAGGTCAAAATAACGTAAACTAAGGCCCCCAAAACCAGGCCCACCGCTATGGACACGCAGAATGCTATGATCAGAGGGACTGTGAAGAGAGAAACGCAAATCAAAAAGGAAATGTTATCATCTGTGCTTCAATATGGATCCTTCTCAACACCAGTGGTGgctctagaccaattttactgtgggagccaaggaggggccagtgtttaatcagaggggcacattaaaaaacgtcaaagatgatatttaagcattcaaaacctttattttagcttatttaaaaatctgtcttaagtatatttggaagatacaaatactttgatttaaacaatgagacttgccatcaataacaattatttttgtacaacaatgagatttctcatttttgtacacaattacttttttttgtaagtgcagtacagtgagaatggtcctatatatatacatacacacacacacacacacacacaagcttttattgcacaattaaactgttacacaatgtacacattctgggttccttttgtgtacaatgagatattgtttgaacaaaataaTAGGTAAGAGTTGCTCcgttgttcattgttataaattgatcattttattattaatttgacacaggggccacagcaggggccaagggcttcttcacaggggcagtggacCCTGttggcccctgtgtagaactgcCGCTGCtccatattttttgtttctactTCACTCGTTTTTTAATCTCTTCTGTAAAACTAACCCATTTGCTCTCCAGGTTCACTGTCAGGGACAAGAGTTAAATAGTTATGCACAAGCAATACAATCTAGACTCGCTTTAACCTTAATAACAGCCTTTTTTATTATCCCCCGGGAATGGAAAGAATTTTAATTAGAATCTATGCCTTTACCAAATATTGCAAAAACCATCTGTTTGTCACAAATGGAGGATTGCCAGCAGTGTGTTGCAAGATGGTGCCCCTTGACAGAATAATAAAAGGTTTTCCTCTTTCATGTTTACCagagcaagtttttttttggagacaacaacaaactgatTGCAATTCATTCCCACAAAAAAGCCACTGAAAAAGACACTGCTTCTTTTTCTTAGAAGCAGTTGTGCCAACATAAGCGTGCTttagaaaagagagagaaagcggTGGCTAAGACAAATCCCATTGGACTGCTGCCAGGGTAAACAAATCAATTTCCTTTCACTACAGTAAAGCGTTAAAAAGACTAAACCCACTTTGCTACCAGCCCATATTTCCACAGAAGTTTTTTTGCTCTAATTTCgggggaaaggaaaggagacacTGGTCAAAAGTCATCTGGAAATGACATTTGGGAaaactgagagagaaaaataacacTAAGAAAACATATCAGGACCTTATAGATTTAGAGTGAGTTGCAAAAGTTTTCTCTGAGTGTTCTCTAAGTTTGATGAAGTAATCTTCTAAAGGAATCAGGCTCACATATTGTATCTATTCCAGAGGTGATTAAAGCTTGAATTCCTGGGAGAACAACGGTGCCAATCAGGGAGACCACATGAAAAAGACCAGCTAAAAGAGAAGGGAAGTTAGAAAAAACTCACCAGCATCAAAAGACTGAAGTATTTCCAGAAAGAGATTTGTGCTGTTCTCAGCCATGACTccgaggagaagaagagagactgATATACAGTTCAGTCTCTTTTACTCCCTTCTTCTCCCTTCACCTCTTCTTCTTTCAATTCCTGCCCGTTTGTCTTTTCTTCTGATGGGTTTTCCTGTCTTCCTGCCTCCTCTCTTTCCTGTTCTCtcactttctccctctcttgtcCCTCGCTCACTTTCTCTGTCAGTATGTCTGTCTCCCTCAGAGGGAGACTCAATCCAGAGGCACACAGGACTGGCGGCTAACTCTGGCACTCGTCTTGTTTATGGAAGCGGAAAACTACACTGTcacatttcctgcttttctgcTTGAAATTAGCAACAGGAGTGGCTTATCTATCCAGGACAGAGATCCTGGAGGTGGGGAGACGGGGTGTTCCTATAATCACTTCCTCTCCCATCATTTCCTTCAGGTTGATTAATGTAAAATGGTAACACCGCTGCGCCTTAAGACCCAGAACTTTCACCGTCAGAAAGTCCACCACACTCACCAATATTTGCGTTCCTTTCagaaattataaatattttaatctcTCGCATATTTTTTCCGTCCACCACAGAAACCACAGGCGACAGCCATGAACTGCACCAGCAGTTACAGGCCTGAAATGGGTGTTGAAGGCAAAACCACAGCTGGAATTGATGGTGGCAGTACTGTGCTTTTAATACGCTGTTGTAATGATGCAAAGAATGACTCTGGTGTACTTTTAAAAAGGCTGTGGATATCCCAATGTTCTGATTTCACCGTCTTTGTTCGTAAGCTCAGTCTTTCCACAATGTCTGCCAGGTCAGCGGTGCCTGCATTTGACGTCTGGTGTTCTCTCAGTTGGAGTGATCCAGTAAAAACATTGTAGTTTGATAAGATAGAAAAGCAGCACAGCTACTCTCAGTTAACCAACactaacacattaacacatcagGGAATTGAAATGAAGCTCTTCATGTTACTCATTCATGATCCCACAGTCAGCATTGTTTTAATCCCCTCCAAGCCAAATGTGCAAGGTCATCAGTACAGTCAGAGGGAAGGATGCGAGTCGTCATATTGGTATGCATCTAATATAGACCAGAACCATTTGCCCCATCAGCTTTAGATTTTACTTTCCAGAGTTGATCATCCTTTAAAAGTTTTTccagaaagataaaaaaatattctgagaTTTTAAGACCAAATCTGCGAAGTAAACAATCTTCAGCCTTCTCTCTGGCAAACcgaatcaatcaaatcaaaattacttaattcatcccagaggggaaattcagttagtctggtagaatctcttgaagaaggCTGTAGGACCAATGGAGAGAGAATGGCCCGACCAAAGCCTGAACTTCCTTTAATTGTTGGCCCTGCCATAAAACCTTTCCAAAATAACCAGCAAACACCCATAACACTGTGTGAAGTAGTATGCGTGGCCATTGTGTTTTGTTACGGAGTAATTGGGGTGTAGAAGGCTCATAGGTGGAGGCGACATTCTTTGAGCTCTATAGTGTTAAGTTCATGGCCTTATCAAAATGTCACTGCGAAGAGTGGTGGGAATTTAGAGTGTCCAGGACTAAAATTAGGTTTCTGTAAAGACTTCAAGGATGTAGGCAGCAATACATGATAAAATGTGTTAGTGCTGTGTTTTGAAAATCATATAGAACAATAAGTTTCTAAATTTTGAAAAGCAAtaatttgtatgtatgtatcattTTACACAGTGTCAGAACTACTGCATGTATTAACAATAGCTTTAATTACTGACAATATGTGAGAAGCTATAACATATTGCACAAATggaaaataattgtaattttttaacttttgtggAGTAACTGTGCAGGCGTTACCTTTTCTTCACTGaaataagattaagatttcctttattagtcccacaacggggaaatttcaagtgttacagcagcaaagtagatagcaaaaaacaataaatagtaaacagtaaTATAAACTTTCCTTGTAATTTCTCTCTTCAAGATGTTTTTATCTACAGTAACTTAATATCACTCTGGTCAATAATTGATGCAGAGGGTCTGAGTTGAAAGAAATGCCAACAACCAGGGAGTGACTATCTCCACTAGATGGAGTAATACTCCAGGATAAGCTCACACCACATCCAGAAAACCAACAGAAAGCAGCTCCACTCAAACCTGACCATTAAACATGCAGACTAACCTGTTTTACATATTTCAAATCAtatccaaaaaataaatatataaaatatccaAGTCGGCTAATCTACCTGTATTTTCCACAGAAGTAATGCAGGAGCTGAAGTAAAATCTCATAATTAACACGCAAAAAGTTTTTCTTCATGTGCAAATAATGTGTTTGCTTAGCAATACTGATTATTAGATTGCATTTATACATGACATCATTCTCCACCGTTTTAACATGACACACATTGGTACAGCTTAATGAGTAATGGTCTGCTGACATAAGGCAGAAACTGGACATCTAGTTGCAAGATTTGTGAAAGCATGTGGCTCTTatctcatttaaataaatggaaatggtTTGCAAGTTGAAACCACAtctattttttcttcctcttattACTTTGGTAGACATAGGGCTCCAAACATTAGTGCAACTTCTTTAACCTCACCTCTAACTATAAAGATTTGTTCCCTTTAGGGGAAAACCTAAATCAATACTAGATTAAATGGCTTCCTTGCAGTACATAAAAAGAGTTACAGAACTGTATTTCTCTGCGGCATTATGCTGATTTTGACATGCAGGTTGACAACAAACTTTCTAATGAGATTTTAGAAAAGTGCTGACTATGCATGAAAGAGATTACCCCACTGGCGGTCTTGGCCCCGGCTCTCTGCCTGTGCAATGATTAGATAAGAAAATGTATCTTAACG is a window from the Centropristis striata isolate RG_2023a ecotype Rhode Island chromosome 18, C.striata_1.0, whole genome shotgun sequence genome containing:
- the myct1a gene encoding myc target protein 1 homolog codes for the protein MAENSTNLFLEILQSFDAVPLIIAFCVSIAVGLVLGALVYVILTWMSRRRAGSARITRRPPRQSRASARNRPGFNRNSSYDRRSNNSLVSAAFSFHRQTSSPDQLDPLGHKSSFRASTFHPLLQCSQIAREAEEGSQTTLPRTPTLTTSTGSAQTVVQPAATPPRPASFWGNNGLRGFQATQTPPPAYESVIRAYQETCT